In Notolabrus celidotus isolate fNotCel1 chromosome 5, fNotCel1.pri, whole genome shotgun sequence, the genomic window TTGTTCACACAGCCAGCACCttttctgacctttgaccttcagAATGTTGAGTCTTGATGTCACCAGAACATCAGCACACTTATGCTGCTGCAACACATGGGTGTCAGTAGGTGACGTGTTAATAAAGACAATCATTATGGACTTCAAAGATCTGCAAGAGGTGCAGAGAGTGCTGGATTTTGAAGATAGATTGTGAGTAAGGGAAAGGAGGTGGATTTAAAAAAGGGATGTTTCATGTTTACTTTTGCACTCatattttgacaaaagaaaacatgtgaCTACATTAAAGTTCTGGTCCAGATCCAAGTTTTTAGGACTAACCTTAACTATGGGGAAATATGAGATCAAGAAGAAACCTGTAATTTTCCATTTCAACATAACCATGAAGCCACAAGACAACATCGACAATGTGTCTGATAAAGAAGCTTACATAAAGGTCATTTAGTTTTGAAATTTACTCTCAAATACACAGATTAAATAACTCCATTTGACTGAATCAAACActtggaaaaaacaaacactgaagcgTTTCCTCTGAATTAGTTTCTCTGTCCCTGCTTTCAGAAATTATCTCACAGAGCCACTTTCCATGAGGATATGAAATTCCAGTTGGctctgtgtggatgtgtttcACTGACTGTGGTGACCTGAGTGGGAGAAGATCTCCACTGACTGTATCAGCCACTTACTGCAAAAGGCCCATTTCGCACATTCATTATCATGTTGATAATTTAAGCCAATCTTGAGCATTTTGGGACCTCTGCACTTACTTGTATCTTGGCTGACAGTTATATAAGAATATTAATACGACCcttgtctatctatctatctatctatctatctatctatctatctatctatctatctatctatctatctatctatactTAATATAATAGAATAACAGAGAATAATACAGAGAAATAAACCTCCACAGAGTTTGTTGCCTTTTGACAGAGAAGGGAAATGTTTCCCCATTTTTAGCCATTATGATAATCTAAACTAATCTGTCTCTTGCTACAAAATTCCATTTACCTAACAGGAGGCAGAGTGGCACTAatcttttcttcttattttcattAAGGAAGAAACTAAGAGTATTTTTATCCAAATAGCAAACTACTTCTTTATCTAATAAGGCCCGGTAACAGTCAGGAATAAatttaacacattaaaaaggactttaaaaaaagtaaaactccCACCATACTCTTCCCTTACCTTAGCAGAGGTCTCAAACCAGCCGACAAAGCCGTGGTCCTTGCAGAACTGGTCCATCTTGAGGCCGTTGCTGGTCAGCTCTCGGCCCTGGTCACACTTGTTAGCCAGCAGCACGGTGGCGATGCTCTGTCCATCAGCAAGCGTGAGTTTGGAGTCCAGGTCTTCCTTCCACTTGACCACAGCCTCGAAGGTGGTGTGTCGCGTCACATCGAACACTATGAAGGCTCCCATTGCTTCTCTGTAGTACACTCTCGTCATGTTACCAAATCGTTCTTGACCTgtggtgacacacacacacacacacaagcttaaGCCATTGTTGTTTCAACATTGTGGTTCTCAGCCATGagtttgatgacagttattcattgttttattgcatttttgcAGCCAAACAGCAGTTGGCAGCGCCTGCTTGCTTTCCATGAAACAGCAAATTCCTGAGGTCTTACTGTCACGTTGCACTTAACTAGACGGTCAATGCACCTACTTGTTCTTGCTAATAATAGGCCTGCTTAAATGAATACCTGTACTTTGCCCAAActgaactgaaaacaaacatagTCCTCAATCTTTACTGCATGTAGACAATATACCTATGTAAATATAACGAAGTGAAATGTCTGTGTGCAGGTACGCAAATGTTTCCACATTTCCCCAGGGTGTGTGTTCTCCTGTTGAAGTCACGACTTGTTGATCCAAAACAGCATGAAGCTTTTGAATCCTGCTTTTCCTTTATAAAACATCCTTAACTGAGAGGTTTAATGGTTGATGAATGTGTGTAGGACTCCACCTTTGTCAAATGAAACACAGATAAATGCTGCCACATGTCCCACAATTAAGAGGAAATGGAAAACCTGACACCACATGGAATCAGAAGTTCCTCCTTTCTCACAAGAAAGACCCTCGTGTGCAGTTTTGTGACAGCTGTCTGAGACAGACGCACGTCACTCATGTCAGCTGACATGCTGTCATTCAGTAAATGGTGCAATTGTAAAGTTCTATACAACCTCAAAGTGCATCATGTGAACGTAACATCTACACTATGTGGTTTCTCTAGTTTTCAGCAGGTAGATAAGATTTAATCAGACGCTTAATCTGATTTGATGGACCTAAATGAAGCTCTTAAAGCACGTGCCTGCATGTGTGAGCtaatgatgtttgtgttttatttagacTACAATGACACTTCTGTgactggcctttaaatcttccTCACATGAGCCACAATCACATGTTACGGTACCATACCTTGAATGAATGACTGAAGGGCTGCATGCTGGTCATCCCTTACCAAcaatgagtgagtgtgtgtgtgtgtgtgtgtgtgtgtgtgtgtgtgtgtgtgtgtgtgtgtgtgtcattaaacCAGCTCCTTACAGTGACAGTGCATCTTTGAGCTGAGTGTTTTGCAATTTGACAACAGTCATGCATAACTGTCAATTTCGAAATAGGTCTTATCTCCAGAAACCATCAGCTTTTCTGTAACTATGACAGCCAGCCCTACACCACAACATTTGACTTTATCAGCCATAAAAGGGTTTTTCCTCTTCCAGCTTATTTCATCATAAATACACTTTCAGTTAGTTGCAGATCACATGGTGCACAATGTTAAGGTAACTAAGGACCCAGGTCCCTTCAAATAGTTGGTCAGGACCCTAATGATCTACAGTCCCCTAAAAAGTAATCACCTGCAATGTCCCACAGCTGGAGTCGAATAGTCTTGGTGTTCCAGTTGAGCACCTTCAGAGCGAAGTCCACCCCGATGGTGGCTCTATAGTTGGTGGAGTAAGTCTGATGCACGTACCGCCTGATGATGGAGGTCTTCCCGACCCCCAGGTCCCCGATAACCAGCACCTTGTACAGGTACTCCCTCCGCAGGCTCTGCATCCCGTTACCGTACGACGTGTGGTTACTCATTCTTTACCTGTCAAACAACTTTCAGCTACTTTGACACTCTTTGAATGAGAATTTAAGGCTTAACCCCCCCTCCTGGTCCTGTatatctccctctctgtgtgtgattagGACCCGCCCTCCCTTGAGGAAGTGTGTCTCGGTGTTAATGCAGCTCAGGGGCATGGCCTGGGAGCTTAGGACCTCGCCCAGTCACCCCGGGGAGACGCGCGGTGCGCACAGTCTGCTGAGGGCGCTGCGCGGAGAGGTAGTTCCTGTTAG contains:
- the rab38b gene encoding ras-related protein Rab-38, with translation MSNHTSYGNGMQSLRREYLYKVLVIGDLGVGKTSIIRRYVHQTYSTNYRATIGVDFALKVLNWNTKTIRLQLWDIAGQERFGNMTRVYYREAMGAFIVFDVTRHTTFEAVVKWKEDLDSKLTLADGQSIATVLLANKCDQGRELTSNGLKMDQFCKDHGFVGWFETSAKDNLNIGDAANFLVKHIMATENEILKSVIPDTISPQYDHNRQSSCSGCFK